A portion of the Phycodurus eques isolate BA_2022a chromosome 3, UOR_Pequ_1.1, whole genome shotgun sequence genome contains these proteins:
- the LOC133399518 gene encoding LOW QUALITY PROTEIN: LIM/homeobox protein Lhx2-like (The sequence of the model RefSeq protein was modified relative to this genomic sequence to represent the inferred CDS: deleted 1 base in 1 codon) — translation MLFHGLPGGDVHGVVEEMDRRGKSESAAISSAIDMGESETAAPCMTTERVALCAGCGRKIADRYYLLAVDKQWHMRCLKCCECKLNLESELTCFSKDGSIYCKEDYYRRFSVQRCARCHLGISASEMVMRARDLVYHLNCFTCTTCSKMLTTGDHFGMKDSLVYCRLHFETLIQGDYQTHFNLADVVPHKGLGPANTLGLSYFNGVGTVQKGRPRKRKSPGPGAELAAYNAALSCNENDSESMDRDSQYSSSQKTKRMRTSFKHHQLRTMKSYFAINHNPDAKDLKQLAQKTGLTKRVLQVWFQNARAKFRRNLLRQESTGADKTSDGSTLQGGTPSGPASEISNASMSPSSTPTTLTDLTNPTMPTVTSVLTSVASGMDIHECRSPSQTTLTSLF, via the exons ATGCTTTTCCACGGCCTCCCCGGAGGCGACGTGCACGGCGTGGTGGAAGAAATGGACCGGAGAGGAAAGAGCGAGTCAGCGGCCATCAGCTCAGCCATCGATATGGGCGAGTCGGAGACG GCCGCGCCGTGCATGACGACAGAGCGCGTGGCCCTGTGCGCA GGCTGCGGAAGGAAGATCGCGGACCGCTACTACCTGCTGGCCGTGGACAAGCAGTGGCACATGCGCTGCCTCAAGTGCTGCGAGTGCAAACTCAACCTGGAGTCTGAGCTCACCTGCTTCAGCAAGGACGGCAGCATCTACTGCAAGGAGGACTATTACAG AAGATTTTCGGTGCAGAGATGCGCTCGGTGCCATCTCGGCATCTCTGCCTCGGAGATGGTGATGCGGGCCCGGGACCTGGTCTACCACCTCAACTGCTTCACCTGCACTACTTGCAGCAAGATGCTCACCACCGGGGACCACTTTGGCATGAAGGACAGTCTGGTGTACTGTCGGCTGCACTTTGAGACTCTCATCCAGGGAGACTATCAGACACATTTCAACCTCGCGGATGTGGTGCCACACAAGGGCCTGGGCCCGGCCAACACGCTCGGACTATCCTACTTCAACGGCGTAGGGACGGTGCAGAAAGGCCGGCCTAGGAAGAGGAAGAGTCCTGGGCCCGGAGCGGAGCTGGCAGCTTATAACGCAG CACTGAGCTGCAATGAGAATGACAGCGAGTCCATGGACAGGGACTCCCAGTACAGCTCCAGTCAGAAGACGAAGCGCATGAGGACGTCCTTCAAGCACCACCAGTTGAGAACCATGAAGTCCTACTTCGCCATCAACCATAACCCAGACGCCAAGGACCTCAAGCAGCTCGCCCAGAAGACAGGCCTCACCAAGCGGGTCTTACAG GTCTGGTTCCAGAACGCTCGAGCCAAATTCAGGAGGAATCTTCTGAGACAAGAAAGCACCGGCGCAGACAAGACCTCCGACGGCTCCACGCTGCAGGGCGGCACGCCGTCAGGCCCGGCCTCGGAAATCTCAAATGCCTCCATGAGCCCCTCCAGCACCCCCACCACCCTTACAGACTTGACCAACCCCACCATGCCCACAGTAACCTCCGTGCTCACCTCAGTCGCAAGCGGCATGGATATTCATGAGTGTAGGAGCCCATCACAGACCACACTGACCAGCCTTTTCTGA